One genomic window of Cercospora beticola chromosome 5, complete sequence includes the following:
- a CDS encoding uncharacterized protein (CAZy:GH31) has protein sequence MRVSQLFAASSYLLCAASTQSILFPSNDSKSTWELGSEFVLSREHDRLQISSQTLDIWSTATDKPFIRASAGNDSVTGSNGAFNITEIDIDTTDGQDIDDVQLVDWDGTATGKAARISGQLTFKGQVSGQYALYFWVPSDLSDRIAFYLDITSATEDPLKKLYFSFTSNAGEDFYGLGGQASFASLKNQSIPVITREQGVGRGDEPITSLENANNSIAGGSFYTTYTSVPSYISTDGKVFYLSEKSTGYSNFDFTEPDAVTIRYDSLSVDGAFTRAENLFDAIEALTAYTGRQPALPRWVDDGAILGIQGGQDKVNRIVEQGLQLGAPIAGVWLQDWVGTHSQVGPYLNISRLWWNWENDDVLYPTWTEFVQNLRDQYNVRTLSYINTFLTNVSTKDTGFRRNLYDEASANHYFVQNTTTNSTAIISSGPGLQAGVVDLTNRYLRDWYEDVLRQQVWNSNISGFMTDFGEYTPLSGDVKVYDAVSDAFFYHNAYPTQWAAYHRALVEDLGLQDEAVLFHRSAAQSSQKYMNLFWVGDQNVDWGVNDGIKSVVTIMVHMGFSGYSQQHSDVGGYTTVLTYNNYNITRSPELLGRWGELAAVSSAAFRSHEGNIPSVNAQFYSNTTTYEYYGYNARLFASLGKYRRHILETESEPKGWPLLRPVVLEHPQDLRARNISYQSFYLGQHLYVAPVLDPQTFEVTVYLPAGNGNRTYEHVWTGTKYNGGQDVTVAAPYGKPAVFLVNGARTPELQPFLDFVKAENGTKLSVE, from the coding sequence ATGAGGGTCAGCCAGCTTTTTGCCGCGAGCAGCTATCTGCTTTGCGCTGCATCAACTCAAAGCATCTTGTTCCCGTCCAACGATAGCAAATCGACTTGGGAGCTTGGTTCAGAGTTCGTACTTTCACGGGAGCACGATCGGCTTCAGATCAGCAGCCAAACACTGGACATCTGGAGCACGGCAACGGACAAACCTTTCATTAGAGCCAGTGCTGGAAATGACTCCGTCACTGGCTCGAACGGCGCTTTCAATATTACCGAGATAGACATCGATACAACAGATGGCCAAGACATCGATGACGTCCAGCTTGTGGATTGGGATGGGACAGCAACTGGCAAGGCAGCGCGAATCAGTGGTCAGCTGACATTCAAAGGACAAGTGAGCGGGCAATACGCTTTGTACTTCTGGGTGCCCAGTGATCTCTCGGACCGCATTGCCTTTTACCTCGACATTACATCTGCCACCGAGGACCCGTTGAAGAAGCTCTACTTCAGCTTCACCTCGAATGCCGGCGAAGACTTCTACGGACTTGGAGGGCAGGCGTCATTCGCCTCGCTCAAGAACCAAAGCATTCCGGTCATTACACGAGAGCAAGGTGTCGGACGAGGCGATGAGCCAATTACCTCTTTGGAGAATGCCAACAACTCGATTGCAGGCGGCAGCTTCTACACAACCTACACGTCTGTTCCTTCCTACATCTCGACTGACGGCAAAGTTTTCTATCTGTCAGAGAAGAGTACAGGATACTCGAACTTCGATTTCACTGAGCCAGATGCTGTTACGATTCGGTACGATTCATTGAGTGTGGATGGAGCCTTTACCAGAGCTGAAAATCTGTTCGATGCCATTGAGGCGTTAACTGCATATACTGGAAGACAGCCGGCGTTGCCAAGGTGGGTGGACGATGGTGCCATTCTCGGTATCCAAGGCGGCCAGGACAAGGTCAATCGAATTGTCGAGCAAGGTCTTCAGCTGGGCGCGCCAATTGCTGGTGTCTGGCTGCAGGACTGGGTCGGCACTCACAGCCAAGTTGGACCATACTTGAACATTTCCAGACTTTGGTGGAACTGGGAGAATGACGATGTTCTCTACCCAACATGGACAGAATTCGTTCAGAATCTTCGTGATCAGTACAATGTCCGCACATTGTCGTACATCAACACGTTCCTCACGAACGTCTCCACGAAAGACACTGGCTTCCGCAGGAACCTGTACGATGAGGCGAGCGCCAACCACTACTTTGTGCAAAACACGACAACCAATTCCACGGCCATCATCTCAAGTGGCCCTGGCCTTCAAGCAGGAGTCGTCGATCTCACCAACCGGTACCTCCGTGACTGGTACGAGGATGTATTGCGTCAGCAGGTTTGGAACTCGAATATTTCTGGCTTTATGACCGATTTTGGCGAGTACACGCCTCTGAGCGGAGATGTCAAAGTTTACGATGCAGTCAGCGACGCGTTCTTCTACCACAATGCTTATCCGACACAGTGGGCAGCGTACCATCGAGCTCTGGTCGAGGACCTTGGCCTGCAGGATGAGGCAGTTTTGTTCCATCGCTCTGCTGCACAGTCCTCTCAAAAGTACATGAATCTCTTCTGGGTCGGTGACCAAAACGTTGACTGGGGCGTCAATGATGGCATCAAATCTGTCGTCACCATCATGGTACACATGGGCTTTTCCGGCTATTCACAGCAGCACTCCGACGTTGGTGGCTACACGACCGTGTTGACATACAACAACTACAACATCACTCGGTCGCCTGAGCTTCTCGGCAGATGGGGAGAGCTCGCCGCCGTCAGCAGCGCCGCTTTCCGTTCCCACGAAGGTAACATCCCCTCCGTCAACGCGCAGTTCTACAGCAACACCACTACCTACGAGTACTACGGCTACAATGCGCGACTTTTCGCCTCGCTGGGCAAGTACAGACGCCATATTTTGGAGACCGAGAGCGAGCCAAAAGGATGGCCGCTCCTCAGACCTGTAGTATTGGAACACCCACAAGATCTGAGAGCTCGTAACATTAGCTACCAGAGCTTCTACTTGGGCCAGCATCTCTACGTTGCACCAGTCCTCGATCCTCAGACCTTCGAAGTTACTGTGTACCTGCCAGCTGGAAACGGCAACAGGACTTACGAGCACGTCTGGACTGGCACGAAGTACAATGGGGGCCAAGACGTGACTGTTGCCGCGCCATACGGAAAGCCAGCCGTCTTCCTTGTCAATGGTGCGAGAACGCCGGAGCTCCAGCCCTTTTTGGATTTTGTGAAGGCAGAGAATGGCACGAAATTGAGCGTGGAGTAG